A stretch of Lathyrus oleraceus cultivar Zhongwan6 chromosome 6, CAAS_Psat_ZW6_1.0, whole genome shotgun sequence DNA encodes these proteins:
- the LOC127091229 gene encoding polypyrimidine tract-binding protein homolog 3 yields MTEPSKVIHVRNVGHEISENDLLQLFQRFGVITKLVMLRAKNQALIQMQDVPSAISSLQYYANTQPSIRGRNVYVQFSSHQELTTVDQSQGRGDEPNRILLVTIHHVLYPITVDVLYQVFSPHGSVEKIVTFQKSAGFQALIQYQSQQSAITARTALQGRNIYDGCCQLDIQFSNLDELQVNYNNDRSRDFTNPSLPTEQKGRPSQLGYGDAGNMYAGVQGSGARAGGYQQMPNAAAIAAAFGGGLPPGITGTNDRCTLLVSNLNPERIDEDKLFNLFSLYGNIVRIKLLRNKPDHALIQMGDGFQAELAVHFLKGAMLFDKRLEVNFSKHPNITQGADTHDYSNSNLNRFNRNAAKNYRYCCSPTKMIHLSTLPQDITEEEIVTLLEEHGTIVNSKVFEMNSKKQGLVQFETEEQATEALVCKHATSLSGSVIRISYSQLQNI; encoded by the exons ATGACGGAACCTTCCAAAGTCATTCATGTTCGAAACGTGGGGCACGAAATATCTGAA AATGATTTACTTCAGCTATTTCAACGTTTTGGAGTAATAACCAAGCTTGTGATGTTGCGTGCAAAAAATCAG GCACTTATCCAAATGCAAGATGTTCCTTCTGCAATAAGTTCTTTACAATATTATGCAAATACTCAACCTAGCATAAG GGGGAGGAATGTTTATGTCCAGTTTTCCTCTCATCAAGAGCTAACAACAGTAGATCAAAGCCAAGGACGAGGAGATGAG CCAAACCGAATTCTCTTAGTTACAATTCATCACGTGCTCTATCCCATAACAGTGGATGTACTGTATCAAGTTTTTTCTCCTCATGGATCTGTGGAAAAGATTGTGACATTTCAGAAGTCAGCTG GCTTTCAGGCTCTCATCCAGTACCAATCACAACAGAGTGCTATTACTGCGAGAACCGCACTTCAG GGTCGCAATATTTATGATGGTTGCTGTCAGCTGGACATTCAATTCTCAAA CCTTGATGAATTACAAGTGAACTACAATAATGACCGATCAAG AGACTTCACAAACCCTAGTCTTCCTACAGAACAGAAAGGCAGACCTTCACAA CTTGGATATGGTGATGCAGGAAACATGTATGCTGGTGTTCAGGGTTCTGGAGCCAGAGCAG GTGGATATCAGCAG ATGCCCAATGCCGCCGCCATTGCAGCTGCTTTTGGGGGAGGTTTGCCTCCAGGAATAACCGGGACAAATGATAGGTGTACACTTCTTGTCTCAAATCTTAATCCTGAG AGAATCGACGAGGACAAACTGTTCAACTTGTTCTCCCTTTACGGGAACATCGTGAGAATTAAACTTCTACGCAATAAACCAGATCATGCACTTATCCAGATGGGAGATGGTTTCCAAGCTGAACTGGCAGTACACTTTCTGAAG GGAGCCATGTTGTTTGATAAGCGGCTCGAGGTGAACTTCTCAAAGCATCCAAACATAACCCAAGGTGCTGACACACACGATTACAGCAACTCAAATCTCAACCGTTTCAACCGAAATGCTGCTAAAAATTACCGTTATTGCTGCTCGCCAACAAAGATGATCCATTTATCCACACTTCCACAAGACATCACTGAGGAGGAGATTGTGACCCTTCTAGAGGAGCATGGAACCATTGTCAATAGCAAAGTCTTTGAGATGAATAGTAAGAAACAAGGCCTGGTTCAGTTTGAGACCGAGGAGCAGGCTACCGAAGCCCTCGTGTGCAAGCATGCCACCTCACTTTCCGGCTCGGTAATCAGGATCTCTTATTCTCAGTTGCAGAATATATGA
- the LOC127096007 gene encoding uncharacterized protein LOC127096007, with protein sequence MAHSIEDIRDINDSKDLWKIVVRIRDLWSITSKSKKEQLEMVIIYAKCDMIQVIIPPYLVQKHKNTLTVGKTYIMQNFKICPIFLCHLNLISLPDILAGKFQLKILVDVIGGVHEIIHTQLNATNNKNKDVFIITDMSLVKFRLDYLTISIYALFFYCELASQFCNYHNNKNEYDHVILLLQNTRIKRAKVIIATLDKLEVGQFGWYYDGCSQCTKSVSLKDGKLRCFSNHETDEPVPRYKLNVHVVDEKHMSKFVFCDNECVKLIGKSAFELKTEFYETISASTDYDLAGENSGLTPSKRSSTNSVDDMENVQLSSTKLLKDVCHTVVEKCVKSVLQTRI encoded by the exons ATGGCACATTCAATTGAAGATATTAGGGATATCAATGACTCAAAAGATTTGTGGAAGATTGTTGTTAGGATTAGAGATTTGTGGTCTATAACAAGCAAGTCTAAAAAAGAGCAATTGGAAATGGTGATAATTTATGCAAAG TGTGACATGATCCAAGTTATTATACCACCATATTTGGTTCAGAAGCATAAGAATACTCTTACTGTAGGAAAGACATACATCATGCAGAATTTCAAG ATTTGCCCAATATTCCTATGCCATTTGAACTTAATAAGCTTGCCTGATATACTTGCGGGAAAGTTTCAACTGAAAATCTTAGTTG ATGTGATTGGAGGAGTGCATGAAATTATTCATACTCAATTGAATGCTACAAATAACAAAAACAAAGATGTCTTTATCATAACAGACATGAG TTTGGTTAAATTTCGGTTGGATTATTTAACTATAAGCATTTATGCTCTATTCTTTTACT GTGAGCTTGCATCACAGTTTTGCAATTACCATAACAATAAGAATGAATATGATCATGTCATTCTACTACTGCAAAATACAAGAATCAAGAGAGCTAAAG TCATTATTGCTACTTTAGATAAACTTGAAGTTGGTCAATTTGGATGGTACTATGATGGTTGTAGTCAATGTACCAAAAGTGTTTCACTTAAAGATGGAAAGTTGAGGTGTTTCTCAAATCATGAGACTGATGAACCTGTTCCAAG ATACAAACTTAACGTTCATGTTGTTGATGAAAAACACATGTCCAAGTTTGTTTTTTGTGACAATGAATGTGTCAAATTGATTGGAAAATCTGCCTTTGAGCTCAAGACAGAGTTTTAT GAAACTATCTCTGCCTCAACTGATTATGATCTTGCTGGTGAAAACTCGGGCCTCACTCCTTCTAAAAGGTCATCAACTAATTCAGTAGATGATATGGAGAATGTTCAGTTATCCTCCACAAAGTTGCTGAAAGATgtctgtcatacg gtggttgagaaatgtgtgaaaagTGTTTTGCAaacgagaatttaa